A single window of Methylocella tundrae DNA harbors:
- a CDS encoding lipopolysaccharide biosynthesis protein, translated as MTVFFAFFCNILFNFAVGLLVAKFLGPEEYGRFALAHATAIAVQTAFFDWIRLGATRFYSERIRSEDPALRATLDFGFAIIAVALTAGACFLLLSGVTFTLSDSLILLALGVAITNGLFDYYTALVRARFHDRLFARLVLVKNILTFALMGGGAFWFGSAKMTLIGGIISLGGSVVTARAALLDPSSDVRLARLPIAEELMRYSLPIVAANLLYLSIPLANRSIVAVLYGFSETGQFSLAYDFGSKAIQAIGSALDIVLFQIAVATHELRGPKQARRQIGRNMTIVFAMVLPACTGIWLTLPSIELLIVPEQFRGHFGLLLPLMMTGLFCMAIIQYAIAPIFQIEKRTGPLIVAAVVACLVDPLLIIALPRDADASSLAIAQAGALLASLVTLIGFASAAKPKWPRMRDIGAIILGNAVMAAALLPMRDRDPGVATLIVQITLGVAVYALIVMSADIAGLRAITLARLRLSFARTKTLS; from the coding sequence ATGACGGTATTTTTCGCCTTTTTCTGCAACATTCTGTTCAATTTCGCAGTCGGCCTGCTCGTCGCCAAATTTCTTGGACCCGAGGAATATGGCCGCTTCGCCCTCGCCCATGCGACCGCGATCGCGGTGCAGACCGCCTTCTTCGACTGGATCCGGCTCGGCGCCACCCGCTTCTATTCGGAGCGCATCCGCAGCGAAGATCCGGCCTTGCGCGCGACACTCGATTTCGGCTTCGCCATCATCGCCGTCGCGCTCACGGCGGGCGCCTGTTTTCTTCTTTTGTCCGGCGTGACGTTTACGCTATCCGACAGCCTGATCCTTCTGGCGCTGGGCGTCGCCATCACCAACGGCCTGTTCGATTATTACACGGCCCTCGTTCGCGCCCGCTTCCATGACCGGCTGTTCGCGCGGCTCGTCCTCGTCAAGAATATCCTGACCTTCGCGCTCATGGGCGGTGGGGCATTCTGGTTCGGCTCCGCAAAAATGACGCTGATCGGCGGGATCATCAGCCTCGGCGGATCGGTCGTCACCGCCCGCGCCGCGCTCCTCGACCCGTCCTCCGACGTCCGGCTCGCGCGATTGCCGATCGCGGAGGAGCTGATGCGCTACAGCCTGCCGATCGTCGCCGCCAATCTGCTCTATCTGTCGATTCCTCTTGCCAACCGGTCGATCGTCGCCGTGCTTTATGGCTTCTCCGAAACCGGCCAGTTTTCGCTGGCCTATGATTTCGGATCCAAGGCCATTCAGGCGATCGGCTCGGCGCTCGATATCGTGCTGTTCCAGATCGCCGTGGCGACGCATGAGCTGCGCGGACCGAAGCAGGCGAGGCGTCAGATCGGGCGCAACATGACGATCGTCTTCGCCATGGTGCTGCCGGCCTGCACGGGGATCTGGCTGACGCTGCCGTCGATCGAATTGCTCATCGTGCCGGAACAGTTTCGCGGCCATTTCGGCCTGTTGCTGCCGCTGATGATGACCGGGCTTTTCTGCATGGCGATCATTCAATATGCGATCGCCCCGATCTTCCAGATCGAGAAGAGGACCGGCCCCTTGATCGTCGCCGCGGTCGTTGCCTGCCTCGTTGATCCGCTGCTCATCATCGCCCTTCCGCGCGACGCCGATGCCTCAAGCCTCGCGATTGCGCAGGCGGGAGCCCTCCTCGCGTCCCTCGTCACGCTTATTGGATTTGCAAGCGCCGCCAAGCCGAAATGGCCGCGCATGCGGGACATTGGCGCGATCATTCTCGGCAACGCGGTCATGGCGGCGGCGCTGCTGCCGATGCGCGATCGCGATCCGGGCGTTGCGACGCTCATCGTTCAGATCACCCTCGGCGTCGCCGTCTACGCCTTGATTGTGATGAGCGCGGATATCGCCGGGCTGCGCGCCATCACGCTCGCGCGGCTGCGCCTCTCTTTCGCGCGCACCAAAACGCTCTCGTGA
- a CDS encoding 50S ribosomal protein L11 methyltransferase → MLEGLPPNNAAHVMRLSCDEPMARQVSDVIIETFDPADVAVSAFEEAPTTNDWKSGAWIVEAYFGLPPDEANIRALIAAVAGEETAERLSFGRVETRDWVASSLEGLKPVRAGRFVVHGAHSRADVRDNDIAIEVEAALAFGTGHHGTTRGCLLMLDRIARRRRPRSILDIGTGTGVLAIAAAKLFKRPIHSGDIDPVSVAAAASNARRNGVGAFIDPVQARGAAHNALRKAAPYDLVFANILARPLRELAPDIAQLTQMGSDIVLSGLIARDVPGVLAAYRAQKMVLARRLDIDGWATLLMQKR, encoded by the coding sequence ATGCTTGAAGGTTTGCCTCCCAATAACGCCGCTCACGTCATGCGCCTCTCCTGCGACGAGCCGATGGCGCGCCAGGTCTCGGACGTCATTATCGAGACGTTCGATCCGGCCGACGTCGCGGTCTCCGCGTTTGAAGAAGCGCCGACGACAAATGACTGGAAGAGCGGCGCCTGGATTGTCGAAGCCTATTTCGGCCTGCCTCCGGACGAGGCGAACATCCGGGCGCTCATCGCCGCGGTGGCGGGCGAAGAGACCGCAGAGCGCCTAAGCTTTGGCCGCGTCGAGACGCGCGATTGGGTCGCCTCGTCGCTCGAGGGGTTGAAGCCCGTGCGCGCCGGCCGGTTCGTCGTGCATGGCGCGCACAGCCGCGCCGATGTGCGCGACAATGACATCGCCATTGAAGTCGAGGCGGCGCTCGCCTTCGGCACGGGGCACCACGGGACGACGCGGGGCTGCCTTTTGATGCTGGACCGCATCGCGCGACGGCGCCGGCCGCGCTCCATTCTCGACATCGGCACAGGCACAGGCGTGCTCGCCATAGCGGCCGCCAAACTGTTCAAGCGGCCCATTCATTCGGGAGATATCGATCCGGTTTCCGTTGCGGCCGCGGCCAGCAACGCGAGGCGCAACGGCGTCGGCGCCTTCATCGATCCGGTGCAGGCGCGCGGCGCGGCGCACAACGCTTTGCGCAAAGCCGCGCCTTACGATCTCGTCTTCGCCAATATCCTCGCGCGGCCCCTGCGCGAGCTCGCGCCGGACATTGCGCAGCTGACGCAAATGGGCTCCGACATTGTTCTTTCAGGCCTCATCGCTCGCGACGTCCCCGGCGTTCTCGCCGCCTATCGCGCGCAGAAAATGGTGCTCGCCCGCCGCCTCGATATCGACGGCTGGGCGACGCTTCTCATGCAAAAGCGCTGA
- a CDS encoding catalase family peroxidase: MTKTKLPIFMAALTILSGSLPARAEEPDVATQIVDVMNKVFGVHPGFRANHAKGVVVEGSFTATPEAAGLSRAAIFTGAKIPVTVRFSDSTGVPNIADGSPQANPHGIAIKYHLPDGSETDMVTNSLHFFPVATGEQFRDLLTAISQSPKDAAHPTALDKFKESHPTVAAALATVHTPDSFADEEYFGVNAFIFVNKAGTKQAVRYQITPEKLVYLDPKAAADKKPDFLIDELPSRLKAGPVTFHLKAQLAAPDDQTKDGSKPWPADRKVVDLGVLTIDKAVPDSLEAQKKLLFLPGALTDGIEQSDDPLVDTRDGAYAVSFSRRNP, translated from the coding sequence ATGACCAAGACGAAGCTGCCAATATTCATGGCCGCATTGACCATTCTTTCGGGCTCCCTTCCCGCAAGAGCCGAGGAGCCGGATGTCGCGACGCAGATTGTCGACGTGATGAACAAAGTCTTCGGCGTCCATCCTGGCTTTCGCGCCAATCACGCCAAAGGAGTCGTCGTCGAAGGCAGCTTCACCGCGACGCCCGAAGCAGCCGGACTGAGCCGCGCGGCGATCTTTACCGGCGCCAAGATCCCGGTCACCGTACGATTCTCCGATTCGACGGGCGTTCCAAACATCGCAGACGGCAGTCCGCAAGCGAACCCGCATGGCATCGCGATCAAATATCACCTGCCCGACGGCAGCGAAACGGATATGGTCACGAACTCGCTGCACTTCTTCCCCGTCGCGACGGGCGAGCAATTTCGCGATCTTTTGACGGCTATTTCGCAAAGCCCGAAAGACGCCGCGCATCCAACGGCGCTCGACAAATTCAAGGAGAGCCATCCGACAGTTGCGGCCGCTTTGGCGACTGTGCATACGCCGGACAGTTTCGCGGATGAGGAATATTTCGGCGTCAACGCATTTATCTTCGTGAACAAGGCCGGCACGAAACAGGCCGTGCGCTATCAGATCACGCCGGAAAAGCTCGTCTATCTCGATCCCAAGGCAGCCGCCGACAAGAAGCCTGATTTTCTCATCGACGAGTTGCCAAGCCGCCTGAAGGCCGGCCCCGTCACTTTTCATCTGAAGGCGCAGCTGGCGGCGCCGGACGATCAGACGAAGGACGGCTCGAAACCCTGGCCCGCCGACCGAAAGGTCGTGGACCTTGGCGTGTTGACGATTGACAAGGCGGTCCCCGACAGTCTCGAGGCGCAAAAGAAACTGCTGTTCCTTCCCGGCGCGCTGACCGATGGCATCGAGCAGTCAGACGATCCGCTCGTCGATACCCGCGACGGCGCCTATGCGGTCTCTTTTTCGCGCCGCAACCCCTGA
- a CDS encoding HAD-IA family hydrolase, with amino-acid sequence MKLVIFDIDGTLVDSQDYIIEAQRRAFSAHKIAPPSRAASLSIVGLSLSEAFTVLAGAEAPVESLSEAYREAWTEIRADPSYDEPLFPGAQEIIATLAGMDDVALGIATGKARRGVAHLLERAGWRDWFDTVQTADDHPSKPAPDMILAAMTETGLEPSATYMIGDASFDMKMAAAAGVHPIGVGWGYHSRAELEDAGAERIVADFAELLHFIADEPGR; translated from the coding sequence GTGAAACTGGTGATTTTCGACATAGACGGCACTTTGGTCGACAGTCAGGATTACATCATCGAGGCGCAGCGGCGGGCATTTTCGGCCCATAAGATCGCGCCGCCGAGCCGCGCGGCGTCGCTTTCCATCGTCGGGCTTTCGCTGAGTGAAGCCTTTACGGTTCTCGCCGGGGCGGAAGCCCCGGTCGAGAGCCTCTCGGAAGCCTATCGCGAGGCCTGGACGGAGATCAGAGCCGATCCCTCCTATGACGAACCGCTTTTTCCCGGCGCCCAGGAGATCATCGCGACGCTCGCCGGCATGGATGACGTCGCGCTCGGGATCGCTACGGGAAAGGCGCGGCGAGGCGTCGCGCATCTGCTGGAGCGCGCTGGCTGGCGCGACTGGTTCGACACTGTGCAGACCGCCGACGATCACCCCTCGAAGCCAGCGCCGGACATGATCCTCGCGGCCATGACGGAGACCGGCCTGGAGCCTTCCGCAACCTATATGATCGGCGACGCCAGCTTTGATATGAAGATGGCCGCGGCCGCCGGCGTTCACCCGATCGGCGTCGGCTGGGGCTATCACAGCCGGGCCGAGCTCGAGGATGCGGGCGCTGAACGGATCGTTGCGGATTTTGCTGAATTGCTGCATTTCATCGCAGATGAACCAGGACGATAA
- a CDS encoding ATP12 family chaperone protein, whose product MNQDDKPNKTIRDDLAPTPGEIIPIDPVAMARRDLRKTLPKRFYKEATAEARDGAFALLLDGRPAKTPARNALALPTLAAAQELAAEWARQEEFIDPGSMPLTRIANSAIDGVAREMAATAANVAKYGASDLICYRAGETEDLARAQAASWDKVLDFARDNLGARLICAEGINFAEQPEPARRAILEAVEKIAGDEASGPFALAALHVMTTLTGSALLALAVAHGALTPEEAWTAAHVDEDFQMKVWGVDEQAMARRERRWAEMEAAARLLETVRRT is encoded by the coding sequence ATGAACCAGGACGATAAGCCGAACAAAACCATCCGCGACGATCTCGCCCCCACGCCGGGCGAAATCATCCCGATCGATCCCGTCGCGATGGCGCGGCGCGATTTGCGCAAGACCTTGCCGAAGCGCTTCTATAAAGAAGCGACGGCGGAAGCGCGGGACGGCGCCTTCGCGCTGTTGCTCGATGGACGCCCGGCCAAAACGCCTGCCCGGAACGCCCTCGCCCTGCCGACGCTTGCCGCCGCGCAGGAGCTGGCGGCGGAATGGGCGCGGCAGGAGGAGTTTATCGATCCGGGCTCCATGCCGCTGACGAGGATCGCGAATTCCGCAATCGACGGCGTTGCGCGCGAGATGGCGGCGACGGCGGCGAATGTCGCGAAATATGGCGCCTCCGATCTCATCTGCTATCGCGCGGGAGAGACTGAGGATCTTGCCCGGGCGCAGGCAGCCAGCTGGGACAAGGTGCTGGATTTCGCGCGAGATAACCTCGGCGCGCGGCTGATCTGCGCGGAAGGGATCAATTTCGCCGAACAGCCGGAGCCGGCGCGGCGCGCAATTCTCGAAGCCGTCGAGAAAATTGCCGGGGATGAGGCGTCCGGCCCGTTTGCACTCGCGGCGCTGCATGTGATGACGACGCTGACGGGATCGGCCCTGCTGGCTTTGGCGGTGGCGCATGGCGCCTTGACGCCGGAAGAAGCCTGGACAGCGGCGCATGTCGATGAGGATTTCCAGATGAAGGTCTGGGGCGTCGACGAACAGGCGATGGCGCGGCGGGAGCGGCGCTGGGCGGAAATGGAGGCCGCGGCGCGGCTGCTCGAGACCGTGCGCCGAACATAG
- a CDS encoding DUF2946 family protein, giving the protein MTAMRSQWSFWVALAAAYLLAAQSFLGAQALASGRIGPGAIICSAQAQDAPKGPRNPLNHGAPPHCCLAGCCMFGQGGALTPASPSLIARQPIEVTASGGAGEESFVPPQRRNPHSPRAPPPKGSRFV; this is encoded by the coding sequence GTGACAGCAATGCGTAGCCAATGGAGCTTTTGGGTCGCCCTCGCGGCGGCCTATCTGCTCGCCGCCCAGAGTTTCCTCGGCGCGCAGGCTTTGGCTTCCGGGAGGATCGGGCCGGGCGCGATCATTTGCAGCGCACAGGCGCAAGACGCGCCAAAAGGCCCGCGCAATCCCCTCAATCACGGAGCGCCGCCGCATTGCTGCCTCGCAGGGTGTTGCATGTTCGGCCAAGGCGGCGCCCTGACGCCAGCCTCCCCCAGCCTCATAGCGCGCCAGCCGATCGAGGTCACAGCGTCAGGCGGTGCGGGTGAGGAGAGCTTCGTCCCGCCACAAAGGCGAAATCCGCATTCTCCCCGCGCGCCGCCGCCAAAGGGTTCGAGATTTGTCTGA
- a CDS encoding copper chaperone PCu(A)C gives MSILNRRAFAGALAMSAVLVFGESAFAKDFKFGDLEIIQPWSRATPSSAKAAGGWLVIKNGGETPDRLVSATAEIADRAAVHEMTMSGGVMSMRALKDGLAIPARSEVVLKPGSYHLMFEDLKRPLKQGESFSGTLTFEKAGTVSVTYSVEGMGATAPGHEGQSHGDMH, from the coding sequence ATGTCCATCCTCAACCGTCGTGCTTTCGCCGGTGCCCTCGCCATGTCCGCTGTGCTGGTTTTCGGCGAAAGCGCCTTCGCCAAAGACTTCAAGTTCGGCGACCTTGAAATCATCCAGCCCTGGTCGCGCGCGACGCCCTCCAGCGCGAAAGCTGCGGGCGGCTGGCTCGTCATCAAGAATGGGGGCGAGACCCCTGACCGGCTCGTTTCCGCCACCGCCGAAATCGCGGATCGCGCTGCGGTTCACGAAATGACGATGAGCGGCGGCGTCATGAGCATGCGCGCTTTGAAAGACGGCCTCGCCATTCCGGCCAGGAGCGAGGTCGTTCTGAAGCCCGGCTCCTATCATCTGATGTTCGAGGATCTGAAGCGTCCCCTGAAACAGGGCGAGAGCTTTTCTGGAACCTTGACCTTCGAGAAGGCGGGAACAGTCAGCGTGACCTATTCCGTCGAGGGGATGGGGGCGACCGCGCCCGGCCATGAGGGTCAATCCCACGGCGACATGCATTGA
- a CDS encoding TonB-dependent receptor, which translates to MLLVALVIAARPAVAGALPPGADASPVAAPGGGQITLDSIEVISQQLDEARLQIQPSLGASTYSFNQQALQAIPQAENAPLNQVLLQAPGVAQDSFGQVHVRGDHANVQYRINGVQLPEGLSVFGQALETRFARSISLITGALPAQYGFQTAGVLDIQTKTGLTNPGLGLTAYGGTFAWAQPSFEYGGRYDKVDWFITGDYLQNARGIENPAPSFNALHDNTEQWHGFSIMNAIIDPDTRVSVFGGAFNGQFQIPNNPGQTPQLGLTVKGASTFNSGALNENQSENTQFGVISLQKHLGPADVQISAFVRNSNLSYAPDPSGDLLFNGIAQSAQRSNLAGGMQADGSWRLNDSHTLRAGFLAQLEHTSYNTFSNVLPVDGAGVPTSDQPIGVVDNGGKTGGLYGVYLQDEWRILPVLTLNYGLRFDGVDEYTNETQVSPRINAVWRATETTTIHAGYSRYFVPPPFELVSPTSIGLFANTSAAPSVTRDDAVKAERSHYFDLGVTQLVVPGFTVGVDGYYKLATNLIDEGQFGAPIILSAFNYARARVGGVEFTASYDVGPWSIYGNAAYSRAMGINIISSQFNFAPDELAYIQQNYIHLDHDQTWTASAGAAYTFNQGTKFATRVSVDLVAQSGLRASTATVPNGASLPEYAAVNASIVQKLDLGFGAGTELRLDVLNLNDAQYQIRDGSGVGVGAPQFGLRRTILAGVTQRF; encoded by the coding sequence ATGTTGCTTGTAGCTCTGGTGATTGCCGCGCGGCCGGCCGTCGCTGGCGCGCTCCCGCCGGGAGCAGACGCTTCGCCCGTGGCGGCGCCCGGCGGCGGCCAGATCACACTCGATTCCATCGAGGTTATCTCGCAACAGCTCGATGAGGCTCGGCTGCAAATCCAGCCGAGCCTCGGCGCCAGCACCTATAGTTTCAACCAGCAGGCCCTTCAGGCGATCCCGCAGGCCGAAAATGCCCCCTTGAATCAGGTGCTGCTACAGGCCCCCGGCGTCGCGCAGGATAGTTTCGGCCAGGTGCATGTGCGCGGCGACCACGCCAACGTGCAATATCGGATCAATGGCGTGCAATTGCCCGAAGGGCTTTCCGTTTTCGGTCAGGCGCTCGAAACGCGCTTTGCCCGCAGCATATCGCTGATTACGGGGGCGCTGCCGGCGCAATATGGCTTTCAGACCGCTGGCGTGCTCGACATCCAGACCAAGACGGGCCTCACAAATCCGGGCCTTGGCCTTACCGCCTATGGCGGGACCTTCGCCTGGGCGCAGCCGAGCTTCGAATATGGCGGACGCTATGACAAGGTCGACTGGTTCATCACAGGCGATTATCTGCAAAACGCGCGCGGCATCGAAAACCCCGCGCCGAGCTTCAATGCGCTTCACGATAATACCGAGCAGTGGCACGGCTTTTCCATCATGAACGCCATCATCGATCCGGACACGCGGGTCAGCGTGTTCGGCGGCGCCTTCAATGGACAATTTCAGATCCCGAACAATCCGGGCCAGACGCCGCAACTCGGGCTCACAGTCAAAGGCGCCAGCACCTTCAACAGCGGCGCCCTCAATGAGAATCAGAGTGAGAACACGCAGTTCGGCGTGATCTCCCTGCAAAAACACCTTGGGCCGGCGGATGTGCAGATCTCGGCCTTTGTGCGCAACAGCAATCTCTCCTATGCGCCGGATCCTTCGGGCGATCTTCTGTTCAACGGCATCGCCCAGAGCGCGCAGCGCTCCAACCTCGCAGGCGGAATGCAGGCTGACGGCAGCTGGCGCCTCAATGACAGCCACACGTTGCGCGCCGGCTTCCTCGCTCAGCTTGAGCACACGAGCTACAATACATTTTCCAACGTCCTGCCTGTAGACGGCGCTGGCGTCCCAACATCGGATCAGCCGATCGGCGTGGTTGACAATGGCGGCAAGACCGGCGGCCTCTATGGCGTCTATCTGCAGGACGAATGGCGCATCCTGCCGGTCCTGACGCTGAACTATGGCCTGCGCTTCGATGGGGTCGATGAATATACCAATGAGACGCAGGTCAGCCCGCGCATCAATGCGGTGTGGAGGGCGACTGAAACGACGACCATCCACGCCGGCTATTCGCGCTATTTCGTTCCGCCGCCATTCGAGCTCGTCTCGCCGACGAGCATCGGCCTTTTCGCCAATACGTCGGCCGCGCCATCGGTCACGCGGGATGATGCGGTCAAGGCCGAGCGCTCGCATTATTTCGACCTCGGCGTCACCCAGCTTGTCGTTCCTGGCTTCACGGTCGGCGTCGACGGATATTACAAGCTGGCGACCAATCTGATCGACGAAGGCCAGTTCGGCGCTCCGATCATCCTGTCGGCCTTCAACTATGCGCGCGCGCGGGTCGGCGGCGTCGAATTCACAGCGAGCTACGACGTGGGGCCTTGGTCGATCTATGGCAACGCCGCTTATTCACGCGCGATGGGGATCAACATCATTTCCTCGCAGTTCAATTTCGCACCGGACGAACTCGCCTACATTCAGCAAAACTACATCCATCTCGATCACGACCAGACCTGGACGGCGTCGGCTGGCGCCGCCTACACCTTCAATCAGGGGACCAAATTCGCAACGCGCGTTTCCGTCGATCTCGTGGCGCAAAGCGGCCTTCGCGCCAGCACTGCGACTGTTCCAAATGGCGCGTCGTTGCCTGAATATGCGGCCGTCAACGCCAGCATCGTGCAAAAGCTCGATCTCGGCTTCGGCGCCGGCACGGAGCTTCGTCTTGATGTGCTGAACCTCAACGACGCCCAATATCAAATCCGCGACGGCAGCGGCGTTGGCGTTGGCGCGCCGCAATTTGGCCTGCGGCGCACGATTCTCGCAGGCGTCACGCAGCGGTTCTGA
- a CDS encoding riboflavin synthase, which yields MFTGLVSDVGEVSSVEPRGALRRVRVLCSYPSESIALGASIACGGPCLTVVGSGIAHGKSWFDVDIAAETLARTTAATWKRGEQINLERSLKIGDELGGHIVTGHIDGIAEILSIEDFDGMKRFWIRAPHGLSRFIAEKGSVSLDGTSLTVNSVKGDAFSILLIPHTLHVTTWGGKRAGDAVNLEVDLMARYAARLSETAPAKVKAEAAAPSYP from the coding sequence ATGTTCACCGGTCTCGTCAGCGATGTCGGCGAAGTGTCGAGCGTCGAGCCGCGCGGAGCTTTAAGGCGCGTGCGCGTGCTTTGTTCCTATCCTTCGGAGTCGATCGCGCTTGGCGCTTCGATCGCTTGCGGCGGTCCTTGTCTGACCGTGGTCGGGTCTGGGATCGCGCACGGCAAGAGCTGGTTTGACGTGGATATCGCCGCCGAAACGCTGGCGCGCACCACCGCCGCGACCTGGAAGCGGGGTGAACAGATCAATCTTGAGCGCTCTCTCAAGATCGGTGATGAACTCGGAGGCCATATCGTCACCGGCCATATCGATGGAATCGCCGAAATTCTGTCGATTGAGGATTTTGACGGGATGAAGCGCTTCTGGATCCGCGCGCCCCATGGCTTGTCGCGCTTCATCGCGGAAAAGGGCTCGGTTTCACTCGACGGAACGTCGCTGACCGTCAATAGCGTCAAGGGCGATGCGTTCTCGATTCTGCTGATACCTCATACGCTGCATGTCACGACCTGGGGCGGTAAACGCGCCGGCGACGCGGTCAATCTCGAAGTCGATCTGATGGCGCGTTACGCCGCACGGCTCAGCGAAACGGCGCCCGCGAAGGTCAAGGCTGAAGCAGCCGCGCCATCTTATCCCTGA
- the ribD gene encoding bifunctional diaminohydroxyphosphoribosylaminopyrimidine deaminase/5-amino-6-(5-phosphoribosylamino)uracil reductase RibD: MIDVAADDARLMAAAIALARRGLGLCAPNPAVGALIVKDGVILARGWTKPGGRPHAETEALREAGERSRGATLYVTLEPCSHHGATPPCAEAIVRGGIARVVAAVGDPDLRVAGRGYRMLTDAGVEVTRNVCAEAALRANLGHVLRVTKNRPMITLKLALTADGFAAALRGEPRLAITGAPANGYVHILRSLHDGILVGSRTALEDDPLLTVRLPGLEARKPLRIVLDSDLALPPDSRLAETARAHPTLVITGEGASAARASQLRAKSVEIARVRRDEVGRADIGAALELLAGRGMTRLFCEGGPTLANALIARGLADDVIVLRSAAPLARAGRNGLNAESLAALGDPARYKSVEKRLVGDDALTRSERIL, encoded by the coding sequence ATGATCGACGTCGCGGCCGATGATGCGCGCCTCATGGCCGCTGCGATCGCGCTGGCGAGGCGCGGCCTCGGGCTCTGCGCGCCAAACCCCGCCGTCGGAGCGCTCATCGTCAAGGACGGAGTCATTCTCGCCCGTGGCTGGACGAAGCCCGGCGGACGCCCGCACGCCGAGACGGAAGCATTGCGCGAGGCGGGCGAGCGCAGCCGCGGCGCGACGCTTTATGTCACCCTCGAGCCTTGCAGCCATCATGGCGCGACGCCGCCCTGCGCCGAGGCCATCGTCAGGGGGGGCATCGCTCGTGTCGTCGCCGCCGTCGGCGATCCTGACTTGCGCGTCGCCGGACGCGGCTACCGGATGCTGACGGACGCCGGCGTCGAAGTGACAAGGAATGTCTGCGCCGAGGCGGCGCTCCGCGCCAATCTCGGACATGTCCTTCGCGTCACAAAAAATCGCCCGATGATCACGCTAAAGCTCGCCTTGACCGCTGATGGCTTCGCCGCGGCTCTTCGCGGGGAGCCCCGTCTTGCCATTACAGGCGCGCCCGCCAATGGCTATGTGCATATTCTTCGCTCTCTGCATGACGGCATTCTCGTCGGTTCGCGGACGGCTCTGGAGGATGATCCTCTGCTTACCGTGCGGCTTCCAGGGCTTGAGGCGCGAAAGCCTTTGCGGATCGTGCTCGACAGCGATCTCGCGCTGCCGCCCGATTCGCGTCTGGCCGAAACGGCCCGCGCCCATCCAACGCTCGTCATAACCGGGGAGGGGGCCTCGGCGGCCCGAGCGTCGCAGCTTCGGGCAAAGAGCGTCGAAATTGCCCGCGTGCGCCGCGACGAAGTTGGCCGCGCCGACATTGGCGCGGCGCTCGAGTTGCTTGCCGGACGGGGAATGACGCGGCTGTTCTGTGAAGGCGGCCCGACACTGGCGAATGCGCTGATCGCGCGCGGCCTCGCCGACGACGTGATTGTGCTAAGGAGCGCGGCGCCGCTGGCGCGGGCTGGCCGGAATGGATTGAACGCCGAAAGTCTGGCGGCGCTCGGTGACCCGGCACGCTACAAGAGCGTTGAGAAGCGCCTGGTTGGCGATGACGCCCTGACCCGCAGCGAAAGGATTTTATAA
- the nrdR gene encoding transcriptional regulator NrdR: MRCPYCGSLETQVKDSRPTDDASAIRRRRVCPDCGGRFTTFERVQLRELTVLKKSGRRAPFEREKLMRSLEIALRKRPVEPERVERMVNGIVRQLESQGENEIQSEQIGELVMEGLRALDSVAYVRFASVYRNFREARDFNALIDELDGAVDADDVAIDGRPAPADEPHAGPPPKTRSPSRA; the protein is encoded by the coding sequence ATGCGGTGTCCTTACTGCGGCAGTCTTGAAACCCAGGTGAAAGACTCGCGGCCAACAGATGACGCCTCCGCCATTCGGCGGAGGCGCGTCTGTCCTGACTGTGGCGGCAGATTCACGACCTTCGAGCGCGTCCAGCTACGCGAACTCACGGTCCTTAAAAAATCCGGGCGACGGGCGCCGTTCGAGCGCGAAAAACTGATGCGCTCGCTTGAAATCGCGCTGCGCAAGCGCCCCGTGGAGCCGGAACGCGTCGAGCGCATGGTCAATGGCATCGTGCGCCAGCTCGAAAGCCAGGGCGAAAACGAAATCCAGAGCGAACAGATCGGCGAACTGGTCATGGAAGGGCTTCGCGCCCTCGACAGCGTCGCTTATGTGCGCTTCGCCTCCGTCTACCGCAACTTTCGCGAGGCGCGCGACTTCAACGCCTTAATCGATGAACTCGACGGCGCCGTTGACGCCGATGATGTTGCGATCGACGGAAGGCCGGCGCCGGCGGATGAGCCTCACGCCGGGCCGCCGCCAAAGACGCGATCCCCGAGCCGGGCATGA